From the Drosophila willistoni isolate 14030-0811.24 chromosome 2L unlocalized genomic scaffold, UCI_dwil_1.1 Seg168, whole genome shotgun sequence genome, the window TGATGCAACACAATTCCGGCCATTGGACGCACATTTTATGTAAATGAATATTCATACTTATTGAAAATGCCATAGAAACAAAgtgtttttgaaaattttcgaGCACAAAATGAGTTAACTAAGAGATGTTTACTTTAGTAACTAAGACACACAAAATGGGTTCAATTTCTAATTTGATGTCCTTATAGTTCAGAGATGTATTTACATATTAAGAGAAATTTGCAGTACTTAAATTGtgcattaaaataaattaaggaCAGAGAAGTTTTAACTTGAATCGAAACTCTAAGTTGTAGTTAGAAATGCCTTCAAGCTAGTTTCTCTATCTAACCGAATAAATGATACATTAATAAGGATTCACAATAAAAAAGGTTTTAtggcaaatttttaaaacctCTCAATTTTCTATTCATTTCTCCTAAAatctaaacaaatttttttgaacGATGTATCCAAATAGATTTATGTACCAAGCATAGGAAAGATTAGTAAAAATATCACTTACGATCTTGAATTTTTCCAAATGGCGAAAATTAacatattattttcattaagaTTCCTTAATTTAATACCTTGAACTATAGTAGTCTCTATATAAAATACATTACTCAATCGTCTAGTTGTAAAGATAGTCTGTACTAAAAATAGTATATCCTTATTGCTTAGCCAGCATGAGGTTAATCATAAGTTACAGACTTCTCTATAGACCCCCGAAATACAATGACAATAACTTGTTCGCAATGCtgaaactagttgagaatcacaaagaaataaagttaaggAAGCTATATACTTTACTTTTTTGTATACAATATCAGATTAAAATAAACTATTGAGTTTAAACTATTGTCATTTAAGTTTAAACCAAAGTTTGTACCAAATGAAGTGGCTTACTATATGGGTAAGTAAGCAGTAACCTATTAAGTTTCTAATGTTTTATAGTGACTGTACTTAcaagttattattattatagaaTTATTTCTAACCAATACATTTATCAATCAATTTGATATTGTTTCTTTCCTTTCTACCTCTTAATAAGCACATTGATTATCCTTTCTTACTCGTCCTGAACTGATACTTGGCATTTTGATCAATGTAAATCCCAATGTTAGTTTAATAGTTTTTGGGCGgattaatttatttgtattagGCTAACAAAAAGCAAGTATAAATTTCGTAGAAAATTGTAACAAGCACTAGAGAAAAACACTTGTATTTATTATGGTCATCAAGAAAGAATTGAGATAGCCATTGGCTTTGTTGTATGGCCAATAATGTTACTGTTCGGGTTGGTCAAGgttgaaaacaataaagctgattACCAGTTAATTGTATGGAGGCAATGCAATTAAGCCTCAAACAATGGCAAGTGAATGTCCTCACTAAAAGGCTGAACAGACCAGACCACCAGACCAGGTTCTTTGTTAATAACAAACACATATATACAGACATACGAGCACATATAGATTACTTTGCAATTTACCCACCCACTAGGCAATCCAcctacacactcacacacacacacacacacactcacgcaTATGTTGGCGAGTTGAAATCTGCAACCGGGATCCTGGTATCATATTAAAGGTTTAATTAAGTTTCGCCTGCCAGCGAACTGTCGACCAGTAGATGGATGCACCTGCTGGTTCTAGTTTCAAAGTCCTGTCTATCGTTGGTTCATTTTAATAGCATTATTTTAGCAAAATCCGCGGCATATTTCACAACCAAaggacaaacacacacacacacacacaaaatggcAGAGGGACAAAGGAACTTACACGatgtaataattttgttattttgtttttggtttttgttttttgcttttacatttttaaattgatttttaaaacttaGTTTATTGTAGCCCTGCGAAACTTGTGTGGTAAGCTTAAACGATTTTATGGCATTGTTGTAGTTGCAGTTAACGTTTacagctgctgttgttgttgttggatgtagtagatatatattttgttaacTAAACCTTTAGGAAATACATCCAATTTGGCGGACAATTCGAAAGCAACtgaaaacaaaatggaaatgttaacagcaatagcagcagccGAGAGCGAGAGATCAAAAAGCTCACGGAATTGCCTAAAGCTCTGTTCGTATAGATATATCTAACACCCACAATCCGTCCGCTTCCGCTCTATAGGTTTGCCATAAAGTTTATGGCATTTGAGGCTGCTTGTGATTTACGGTTTAGGCTGTCTTATTGTGGGTGGGATGCCCaagctttctctctctctcgattGCTTTCCCTCTCaaagtctctctctctctctcaatttGGCGGCGAGTGCTTTATTGTGAATTGGTCCTTGAATAATAATTCACTAACTCACATGTGTTAGTGACAAGCGATTGCCAAATATGTTGCATACTTGTGGGCGTTTAGCTGAAATCTATTGATAAATGCATAACAATATAATTTGGTGAAATTTAACTAcgaatttcatttaattctCAATTAACTTAAagtataattaaataataattcgCTTGACCATGTTTGAGCTTAAATTGATCGTCATCTGATCACCGCTAATCAAAACTAAATCTAATTATTTGAGAGGCATACGAAAACTTAACAAATTATGGGTGACCTTCACCCATGGGCGCACCCCAGGAAACACCAACGACATCACCGCGCCACCTTTGCTCCTCGGGCCACATGAGAGCAAAGTAAAAAGCTGCCTCGACCTAGACACTGAAGCTCATGTTTGATGGCAGCCAGAGATGGAGGCAGAGATTctcgttgctgttgttgttgttgattttacTCCTGCATGTGCTGAAGCTTAGTGAACAAAACGACAaggaaaaagggaaaacaaaAACGGAAATGGCATAGCAGAATTCCCACAATCAGCAGTAGAAAATCTGAAAAGAACTAGGCATACGCCCACATCAACTTGGCAAACTGTGCAAACTGCCAACTGGTTGACTCTATAATGTTTTTACAATTTCTTTGCGTTAAAACTATAAGCCGATTATAAAGGGCTACCCGATATAAAagttgaattgaaattttctaCCTTTTGCCAGTTTCCATGTTTTGCCAtctttattattaatatttttccctttttttttagttattttttttcctcaGTTTTGTAGTTACGCCTtcgcttttgaaattttattaaatttgtgCTCAGATTTTTCATTTCACTTGATTTCCGCATGGCATTTAACGTAttccagttgttgttgttgctgttgttgttgcgcaAGGTTATGAATGAAAAGCTTTTTCAATTCAGCTTTAGTTTGGCACTTCGGGTCACTTGGCGACCGAATGTCCTTAATACTCGTACTTTGTACATATGTCCTAGAAAGCTTTGTTCATTGCTCAtttaattctttttgtttttctgtttgtgtgtAAGGGTTAGGCATGGGAACGGTGACATAAAAACAGGAAAGGAAGAGCAAAACCACGAGAGACACAAAGAGAAAGTGAAAGCGACGATACAGGAGAAGTAGGAGGACCAAAGTGAGAGTCCTTGTCAGTACTGAAACTGTTAAAACGAATGTGAATAGCGTGAGAAATAACGCAAGATAACAATTCGACTTCTTAACAATTAAACATGATTATCGAATTGTCGCTCATACTTTAATAATTAAAGCAGTTTGGGAATTCTGAAAAGTAAACTTTAAATCTATTACAAACGACTATTATTCAAACGGTATTATTCATCTTCCGTGGAATCGATCTATACGTCTCGGTAAATGAAGTGAAAGGCTTGTCTTTGGTTTAGAATTGTCCTCCAACCTTATGTAACATTGGTAGGCATTGagtaatatatatttgtaacAAGTTGAAAGGATATACAAACTTCAGCCTGATCAAGATCCAAtaaatcttataaattttgtttataactGCGAAATCCAGACAGAAAATATGTCctgttattaaaattaaataatagacatatgtatacatgttAATCTAGTTAAGTGAAAGAAGTCgatttaattaatatatttattaataatttaaataaattgcacaaagaaatttaattttatttaagttacagtgaaattgtaaaaattgtCTAAGGCAGATAGGGAACCTCACCCAGGAAAAACACAATTGTCCGAAAAGGGAAATCGTCCACCCTAGAAAGGTGTTAtccctttttctatatttttattaaattacatAACTTTTTGTATTGCGTATTTCGATTGATCTTGatgcaatcaaattttattttggtctGATAAGCATCCTGGCAGATTTGAGTGAAATGCAATTACCCAGGCTCATACTTGAACAATTTACAACTTcacttttgaaatattttgcattAAGTCGGCTAATAATAATACACAAAAGATGTTAAAAATGTTAATTCTTGGTTGCATAAAACATTAAAGATTGGTAACTTACATCCAGCCGCAATCTTTGTGCCACCAGGGACCATGTTTTCCAGCACAATTATCGGGCATTTGATCATTTTCATGATCAAAGGTGGAAAATGGTTGATTTAAATTGTAGGGCATTCTATTCAGAGCTGTGCCTCGAAACTCTCCCAAGGACTCCAATGCATAATTAGTATTTTTGTTACCAATTCTAAAACTATCATAACTGGTAAATTGGAATCTTCCATCGAAATATCCTAATTCCACGTAAAGTTCATAGATTTGTGAATGGGTGATGCGATGCAAATTCTCAAGACCAATAAAGAATTCTCCTTTCAAATCACCGAAACCATTACGATACTCAGTCCAAGTTTTATTAAAGTCTAGACTACCGTTATATCGATTATGGATCACTATCCATCCACCATCTTCTATATCTCCGTTGCAAAGAGCTGAAAACGGATCAAGTCGGGGAATTTCTATTTTATGAATTCCCGATGAGAGGCTCTTGCAACcagtttttggtattttttccAGACActctattaaatttttttcagtttGGTTTAGTTGAAGAGAATGTCTTTTAACTAAATGATTTGAATCAGCCAATTGGTCCTGAGATTTTTCAAACTTTTCCTTTAGAGATGCAATTTCTGACTTAAAATCTATAATTTTATTGttataattattttctttcgtCTGATATTCTtccaattttttatttttagactCAAGGTCATTCATTGCTTTTTCtagatttgttttttgatttgcCAAGTTCTCTTTAAGATTCTCTAATTCTCCCTTCAATTTCGTTTCCATTTGCGTTTGTCTAGTCTTACCTTTCCCTCTCTCCTCTTTCTTATCTCTCAAGATTTCttctattttatttcttaaattattttgttcgGCTATGCATTCGTCTTGGTCTTTTGCTGATTTGCGTTgaatattttccaaattttcTTCCAGATGTTGTATCTTCCGCTTCAAATTCTCAATCAAAATCTGTGATCTTACTTTCTCCTCCACCTGTTTCTCTTCGTTCAATGCATTTTTGAgtaaattttcatttgcaattttttgcaTGCTAACTGTATTTGTGATGAAATCGTCAATATTGGCTAAATGAATATTCTGTTGCACAATTGTGCTCCGTAAATCCTCAACTGCTTTACTTAGTTGGCCATTATCAGTTGAGTGATGTAATATCCCTCTAAGTTCTTTATTTTCAAGTTCCCTATCTAAATCCTTCTGTTTGAGAATTTGTATCATTTCCTTTAAGTCGAGGTTATATGCCAGTAACTGACCGAATTCCTATATGAACGGATGTACTCTAAGATTTAAATTGACTTTTTACTATTCACTCGATCACTTACCCCGTGGTCATCTGAAGTTGTAGGACTTGTTGAGATCACCTGCTGGAATCCCAGAAGGAAGAAGACGGCAAAAAGtggaaatacattttttagatccatattgataaaaattcttaaatatttcGAATTATTTTTACACATTTGACTGAGGTAAAGTCTCAGACAGCAATGATTTAAGTGCTAAAATGTTCatagatttatatatttttaaagtctGCGATTGGTGTGTAgtgttatatttttgttatctgTATTTTGTTAAGTATCACTTAATGACATTTGATTTTGTTCAAAAAAGTTTTGCAtgacaaaaaatatcaaagaagctaactttggctatgccgaagtttatatacccttgcagtccttggcaataacaTTCCTAcatgttaaaaattattttcctgCAActtaattcatcaatacacaaacaacacattgttatttttttactacaattttttcttcttcttccatcattccgtAAGCATAGctcggcacgcatacacatacagttcatgaaGCGTCAGGTGCtcgttgatttgatgatggcgtAGGAGGCatcaagcagcgctgccggcaggaCTTAAGCCGATTTCTATTGACtataacttgtgttctatttatcggatcagattcaaattttgggatctgaggttttatataCAATACTAttatattagtaaatttcataacGATACACCAACTGCTTCACCTACTTTTGGTATAAAACTATATGAtgtagtggtccgatcctaaaaattttcatacttaaTCTCACGTAGTTAGTAAAAAGCCCAAAAAGATAAAATTGCATCTCGACAGACTGACAAATCGACAGggggacatggctatatcgactcagcttgctgatcaagaatatatatactttatagggtcggaaacgtctcttctgtgcgttacaaacatctgacaaattttataatacgcactgcaagggtataataaaaaacTTGTTTCTTATCGCGAATTTAACAAATATAgtttaatacatatattaatataattttaaaatctcagtaaatgtttaaatttgtttcttaTCCAGACTTAGCGTCCAGATGTACCAttttagatatatgtacatatgtatctttGTTGTCAACTCGGAACATTTTATAAGTTTTTAAGTGTTAAGTTTGATGTCGAATAACAAAATAAGTAGAGGCTAtgggttttttattttaccaAAACAAGGGTTAAAATGTCCGCAGGACTAGAAGTTGTGGATTTATGGACAGGAATATTTATCCATTAATGGGGTCTGTGTTACAAATATCTGATCAATTTTATAGTATTTTCTGCAAGatcacaaaaatatataaataaccaaataataaatataaatatttattcatacgtatttaaaaatcatttgataaaatttcacaaatgatgaaaagtttttatttgatatttatttgacgacttacatacatacatatgtatatattcatgTGAGGGTTGGTAACGTCTAATGGCCAGACCACCTCAGAACAGCTGTTAAACGACGATGTGGCAATGCTGCTAGGAGACGACGATGAAGAACACTTTTTAAGACGAGCCAACGACGAGAAGACGTGTAAAAGAATGAGAAACGACGCTCTCATTAAAAACCTACATACGAAACAATCACCATtcaattaaatcaatttataGTTACTAAAAGCAAATtataatctaaaaaaaaacctattaCTGACAACATTTACACACaactaaaaggaatgcctatCGGATCACCAGCGCCACCAATAGTAGCCAACATAATTATGGAAAAACTCCTAGacaaaatgatgaaaacaCTACAACGACCACCTTAAAATTATGACGAAATATGTAGATGACCTTTTTGCCATAATTAAAGAAGACGAGATCCGAAACACAAAATCCACTTGACAGAAACATAAAGTTTACAATAGAGTTGGAAAATGACTACAAAATGACATATCTAGACGCATCAATACACAGACGAGGAAACgagctaaaattaaaatggtacaaaaaaccaacagcaTCAGGACGACAGCAGAAGTCGATGATAATGAATACAGCAAGAGGTTGTCGTACCCAATTTTTCATGAAGAAACGAAGGAAGAAATAAGACGAATTTTAAAGGATAATGACTTGCCAAACCACACCATAAGGACTTTACTAAATTCTcacaataagaaaacaaatagAGATACCATGACAAAACGTTTTATGTCCGTCACATATGTCCCATAACTGTCGGAAAGATTGGCAAACTCGGATTGCTACTACACATAACAAATACAGATCGTACACAAACCCAACAACACGTTACGGAGTATATTCAACAGGACAAGAACCAAGATTAATACAACAGACAAGAGCAACGTAGTTTATAAAATACCGTGTAACGGGCCCAATGAAGAAAACTgtaataaaatgtatatagggaCAAATCGAGGCTAAAAACTAGACTATCCCAACATATGTAGATCTGACTATAAACTTCGTCAACACTCCAATTCACACTTTGGAGATGCTGCACCTAATAAATCCACCGACAAATATAAGACATAATTATAAGGTAGATACAGAAAACTGCGCGCATTTATACAGGCATTTATTAGGGACAAGTCAGTGTGTAGTCACAGTGTGCGGACGTGTAAAAATAAGTCggtgtttcttgttgttaaaTTAATGTTATGATATTCACAATTCAATATTGTTTatagttgccctgaagacgaccaccgatgagtggccgaaatatatcggaaaagaatacaaaaaccactgtttttaattttttcatttaaacaaaaattgacctcgagccggctaaacATACCACATTAAACGTATTACcatataactaaatataaaCGGGACTACTTATTTCTAAGGAATCGGAGACAAGTCCCACATTCATTTGATCTCCGCAATTTGCTCCGCAAAAAAGGGCCCCTGACcagaaaagtaaatttttcttttattgaatttaaaatatataattttgttgatATTGCATATTCCAGCCGGATTCGAGTTGAATTCTAGATGGAGTTAATCTCTATTTTGGTCGGATGAGCATCTGGGCAGATCTGAGAGATACGCACGACCAGCTCATAACATTATAATCGCAGCCttgttttctttcatattttccATTGAGCGCGCTAAATATACAAAGAAAAACCCACATTTGTTTAATGATGTTTGTAAGAGACTTGGTTACTTACGCGTTGCTGCAAGAATCGTTCCACGAGGCACCCAAATACGAAGCACAATCATGGAGGCGAGCGTTCCCACGGTCAATAGTTGAAAATGGTTTATGTAAATTGTAGTCCATTTTATTTTGAGCTGTTCCTCTAAACTTTCCCAACGTCTCCAACCTATAATTCATAGCTTCACTAGCAACACTAAAATTGCCATAACTAGCAAATAGTACCTTTCCAAAACTTAAAAGAGGAAATGAAAGGagtaaatttgaaaattgtaaTTTCAGCACTATACCTATAATAGACGAAATGGCAGATGGGCAGACAAACGAACTTTATAAACTCACCTCGTCATTACTTTCCTTTCTTTCGACACAACAAGTTTTGCCCATTTGCCAAGGGATCACAGTATATAGGAACTTGAAAGGGCATACAAACTTCAGCATGATCGAATTATCGTAAGTCAGGTTCTCTGGCTACAATTAATTTAGGTTATACTTACACAATTCATTCCTTGGTTAGGACATATTTGTATACTGTTAGGGAAATTGAATAGAACGTGTTTTATATTATCTTGTTAATAAAATAGATGTCGCAATTTcgttttgattgattttttttttatttatatatcatTATAGGAAATTCCAAAAAGAAAGATTATATTTGCATTTGAACTACAGTAAATATTCTTTTAGAAAGACAGCGATTGTCATCTAACAAtgagacaaaacaaaaaagggaaatTCTCCACTCAAGATTGGATCCGTCCAGAAGTAATGTTTGAACGTAACTTGTTTTGTTGCTgaattatctttttttttatttattttttgattgcatagttttacgttttttgttgattttgaaATGAAGTCCAACTTTATTTTGGTCGGATAAGCATCTGGACAGATTTGAGAGAAATAAAGTACCGCCAGCTCATACTTGAATCATCAATGACTTCtctattgaaatattttccgTTGAGGGAGCTAATTAagataaacaaattatttgacAATTGTTCATTCTTGTATAATTAAATTGGTTACTTACACTATGCTACAAGTTCTTTGCCACCAGGCTCCATGCCTTTGAGCACAATTAACATCTTCCCATCGATCATTATCTTGATCAAAACTGGAAAATGCTTCATATAAATCGTAATTCATAACATCATCAGCTGTTCCTTTAAATTCTCCCAATGACTCCAACGTATATTTTGTAGCTTCGTTGCCAATTCTAAAATTATCATAACTAGCAAATCGGAAAGTTCCATCGTAATATCCCAATTGCACATAAAGTTCATAGGTTTTGGACTTGGTAATACGATGCAAATTCTCCAGACCAATAAAAAATTCTCCATCCTTAGTTCCGAACCCATTACTATACTCAGTCCAAGTTCTATTAAAGTCTACGCTGCCATCAAATCGTTTATGAATAACTATCCACCCACCACCCTCTATATCACCCTCGCAGAGAGCAGAAGTCGGATCAATCCCGGGAATCCCAATTTCATGAATTCCCGAAGAGAGGCCTTTGCAACCATTTAGTATTCTCTTTCGACACTCGATTAAATATTCTTTAGTTTGGTTTAGTTGTAGGGAATGTTTTTCAACTAAATGATTCGAATCAGTCAACTGAGTTTCAGATTCTTCTAGAGTTTTCTTTAATGATGAGATTTTAGCATTTAATTCTCCAATTTTGTTGCTAGAATTCTTTTCCTTAGCCTGAtattctttcaattcgttgtGTTTCGACTCGAGGTCTTTAAATGCTTTATCTAAATCTGACTTTTGGGTAGCTAATTTCTCTTTTAGATTCTCTATTtctctatttctatttctttgtTCAGCTAAGTTTTCCTCCTTATCTTTTGCTGCTTGACGTTGAACATTTTCAAAGTTCTCTTTCAATTGTTCTACTATTCTCTTCAAATTGTCTATCTCAGTTTGAGATTTGGCTTTCTCATCCATTTCTTTCTGACTGTTTTTCTCTAACGAtgaaattttagaatttaattctccaattttgttgttggaattcttttccttaattttatatttttcaaattccTTGTTTTTCGACTCGAGGTCTTTAATTGCTCCATCTAAATCGGATTTTTGGGTTGCTAAGTTCTCTTTTAGATTCTCAATTTCTCTATTTCTATTACTTTGTTCAGCTAAGCTTTCCTCCTTATCTTTTGCTGCTAGACGTTGAACATTTTCAAAGTTCTCTTTCAATTGTTCTACTATTCTCTTCAAATTGTCTATCTCAGTTTGAGATTTGGCTTTCTCATCCATTTCTTTCTGACTGTTTTTCTCTAACGAtgaaattttagaatttaattctccaattttgttgttggaatTCTTTTCCTTAGTCTGATATTCTTCAAATTCCTTCTTCTTCGACTCGAGGTCTTTAATTGCTTCATCTAAATCGGATTTTTGGGTTGCTAAGTTCTCTTTTAGATTCTCAATTTCTCTATTTCTATTACTTTGTTCAGCTAAGCTTTCCTCCTTATCTTTTGCTGCTAGACGTTGAACATTTTCAAAGTTCTCTTTCAATTGTTCTACTATTCTCTTCAAATTGTCTATCTCAGTTTGAGATTTGGCTTTCTCTTCCACCTCTTTCTGCCTGACTGAGTTTGTGATGAATTCGTTAATATTAGCTATATGTGTATTCTGTtgatcaattt encodes:
- the LOC124459864 gene encoding angiopoietin-1-like: MCKNNSKYLRIFINMDLKNVFPLFAVFFLLGFQQVISTSPTTSDDHGEFGQLLAYNLDLKEMIQILKQKDLDRELENKELRGILHHSTDNGQLSKAVEDLRSTIVQQNIHLANIDDFITNTVSMQKIANENLLKNALNEEKQVEEKVRSQILIENLKRKIQHLEENLENIQRKSAKDQDECIAEQNNLRNKIEEILRDKKEERGKGKTRQTQMETKLKGELENLKENLANQKTNLEKAMNDLESKNKKLEEYQTKENNYNNKIIDFKSEIASLKEKFEKSQDQLADSNHLVKRHSLQLNQTEKNLIECLEKIPKTGCKSLSSGIHKIEIPRLDPFSALCNGDIEDGGWIVIHNRYNGSLDFNKTWTEYRNGFGDLKGEFFIGLENLHRITHSQIYELYVELGYFDGRFQFTSYDSFRIGNKNTNYALESLGEFRGTALNRMPYNLNQPFSTFDHENDQMPDNCAGKHGPWWHKDCGWIRLNAKYFKSEVVNCSSMSLGNCISLKSARMLIRPK